ACACTAATCCTATGACTCAGGCCAGGTGGGTTGCTATCACTTGGGGACCACCAAATTGTTACAATCTAAAGTATGGTATCTTGTACTCAGAGCCACTCTAATAAACATGATGTGACAATGATGTTCATTTGTAGTGGACCACCTGGTCACAAGAAAACTAACTCAACATAAaactaactccccctctagactgtaagatccttgtgggtggggactgtgtctaccaaccttttatcgtacatcctaagcacttattacagtgccctgcacaaaataaatgctcagtaaataccatcaattgattgattttatttttatttattcatttcaatcgtatttattgagcgcttactatgctaagccttggaatgtacaatctggcaacagagacaatccctgcccaacaactggcccacagtctaaaagataaCACAAAAGGTATGTGATCATTTGATGATGGCTGACTTGCATAGGAAAGACCTAGGAATTTAACCCCCAGGAGAATTCATCACAGCTTAAGGCCTTCAAGATTTCAAGAAGTGAGGATCAGAATTTAGGTGAATATAAGTTTCCTACTGACAAGTTTTTTCAGGGCCCCTTTCATGTccttgttcctcaggctgtagatgaaggGGTTCAGCATGGGGGTGACCACAGTGTACATCACGGATGCTATCGAGCCCAGCTGGGATGTTTGATTAGATGTGGGGCAGAGATAGGTCCCAAGAGAGGTGCTGTAGAATAAGGAGACCACCGACAGGTGAGAGCCACAGGTGCTGAAAGCTTTATACCTTCCCTTGGCAGACGGGACTGACAATATGGTAGAGACAATACGTGTGTAAGAGAACAGAAGCCCGGTGAGGGGAATTATGCCCAGCCCTACTGCGGAGCCAAACATCACAACTTCATTGATGAAGATGTTCGAACAGGAAAGCCTTAGGACCTGGTAAAGTTCACAGAAGAAGTGAAGGATTTCATGATTGGAACAGAAAGATAAGCGAACCACCAACAGGGTGTGTGTCAGGGCATGGAGAGAACTGACAATCCAGGACCCAGCAACCACCAGGGCACAGAGCCGTGGGCTCATGATGGTGGtgtagtggagggggtggcatatAGCCAAGTAGCGGTCATAAGCCATCCCAGTGAGGAGGAAATGGTCCAGACCTACTAACAAGGCAAAAAAATATATTTGTGTTAAGCATCCCACATAAGATATGGATTTATCCTGGGTCTGGATGCTGACCAACATCTTGGGGACTATGGTGGATAGTAGGCAGACATCGGCCAGGGAGAGGTTggtgaggaagaagtacatgggagtGTGCAGGTGCGGGTTGGAGCTGATGACCAGGATGATGAGCAGGCTCCCCAGGACCCCGAGCAGGTACATCCAGAGGAACAGCACAAAAAGGAGCTGACGCTGCTCTGCCTGGTCAAACAGTCCCAGGAGGAGGAATTCTGAGACACTGGTTTGGTTTCCCTTCTCCATGGGGCTGGAAGATCTGCTGGGAGAGACAAGACAGGGGAATGTGACCATGGAGCAGTTCCAGTCCAGTTCTTCCCCAAAGGGGGTCTAGGGACATGCAAGGACAGCTGGCATAAGTTGTGAAGGGAAGTCCTTGGTTGCCCAACCTATCTAACCCAAGAATTGTATTTTCTTGGTTCAGATTGGGAAGTGGTTGGAGAACTCCATCAAAAAGGTCTTTTGCAAGCTCCAGTCTAATCTTTCTATAGACTTCTGACCCAGGCTTCCTCAGTTCCGGTGCCAGAAAGGCCATAAATGTGCCTGTGTCCTAACCAGACACAGAATAGAATGCATCCTCTACTTGGTGGAGATGGAAAACAACcatcatgtcctagtggaaagagcacaggatgaggATTTATGaaacctgaattctaaacccTTTAGAAAGCTTTcattgattaatctttcatcttcccaccctagaaTTCCACCCCATCTCATAACTGCCACATCACTCCTGCATCTCCTATTTGGATATTCACCTTCCCCTTAACAACCCCTAGTAGCATTTATGTACTGATCCTTAAACTCAGttactttcccctacctgtagtttattttaatacctgtctcccctgttagattgtaaactcctttttaatggcatttgttaagcgcttattagatgccaggtactgtactaagcactggggtatacacaagataatcagtccattggggctcacaattttaatatccattttgcagatgaggtaacttcctTGGCCCATAGttcaccatttaacaaataccaatagtaataactggtatttgttaagcacttacttggtgccagacattgtactaagcactggggtagatacaagataatcgggttggacacagtccttgtgccacatagggcttcctgtctcaatccccattttacagaggaggtaactgaggcacagagaagttaagtgacttgcccaaggtcacacagtagacaagtggcagagtcagaattagaacccaggtccttctgactcccagacctgtactctacccactaggctatgctgcttctcaataataccacaattattattagtaatcagAGTCATGAAAAATGGCCAAGCACAAAGACAAGATGCCATATCCACTGGCATCTACAAGCAGAGAGAGGTCACCCTGCTTAAAATTTATACAAGTTCTTTCTCAACATACAAATTGCTAAAGTGAAGCCACAGGTCTACaatgatgccatcatcatcatcatcatcatcattatcatcatcatcagtaagaaGAAAGGTAAAAGATTAGAGTGCAACAATTATTGAGGTGTCTCATTATTCGTCATTACCAGCAAGAACCTAGTCACTCACCCCTTTCCATTCACCCTCAACACTCTCTCTCCTACATTTGTTTTAAAAGCATCCACTCGCTGATCAGATCCTCCTGAGACAACCAtgaccttgtcctctcctctcaGTCatccaaaagtatttactgagcacttactctgggcagaggatggtattaagcacttagggaagtacAGTACCATTatcagatatgatctctgccctccaggagcttacagtctactgcagggagacaggcactgaaataacttccctcccccttccttattATCCCTTTGTTTTCCTTTAGGAATGGTGGTGGAGAGGTTGGCATCACCAATTTCTAGTCCTAATTTATCCATAGGTTAGCATCTCCAAGTGGAATGTGAAGGGGGAATCAAGACAAGAAATCTTTATCCATCAGGGCAGGTTACATTCTGACTCTAAAATatattcctttccttccttacATACATTCATTCACCATCCACCCAAACCATCCTCACCtagttataatcaatcaatcaatcatatttactgaccatttactgtgttcagagcactgtactaagcttctaggggaatgcaatataacagagttggtagacatgttccctgtccacaaaaagcttacagtctagagatatggTCTGGTTATACTAATTGCTCAGACCACCTCCAAGTCATccattttctctgcctctgtctcttctcttccaGTCGGCTGCTAGGATCGTCAAAGTCCATGTCACAACCTCCTCCTTCCTGGCTGATTCGAGGATGACAGTGTGACTGTGTGGGTAGGGGACTTACTGCCCAGGGTGTGTCAGAGGGGTTACCGGGTCACCAAGTCAGGGAGGTGGTCAGGCTCTTTGTTGACTCTGGCCTGGTTGAGCTGCGTGAGGAGGTGCAAGTACCCTGAGCTTACTGCTCCTCTGATCCCCAACAATTCTGATCCCCTGGATTTCCAACTGATTGAGAGCTACCACCACTTGGACCCCTTTTTAAAGCCAGGTAAAATGGGTACTTGCCTGGAGTGGCCAACTTGAAGGGGACAAAGTTATTTGTGAAGCCACTGAAGCCAGCAGAAGCCAGCAGAGCCGAAAGGGTCAAGGCGTCAGGCGGATCATCCTGTCTCTTTCCTGCCCTGACAGGACAGGTTTTTAATGATCGAATAAGTCCAAATTTCAGGGCCCAGGGAGGACATTCTGCTTGCAGAAGCTCCCAGGGCCCACTGAAAATTGACTGGCCCAGGACATCCAAATTGCTTGTACTCACCTGAGCACAGTCGATAAACACCCAAATGGTTCAATGTTGGGACAGAGGGGCAAGAGTAAGGAAAGGTGAAGTTCCTGTAGGTACCACCTTACCCCAGCAAATGTCCTCACTTAGCCAGTGGCaatgtctcacaaacccatggGCTAGCACTAGCCTGGCTGTTAGAATGGCACTGGCAAGAGTAGAGAGCTctgagcagaggagcagaaggaagtagCAACATTTTCCTTACTTTTTGTCGGTAGGTCGGGGTGCTGAAAGACACTGAAAATCGTAATTAGATGGCCATTTCTTGGCTACTCTTCTGATGTTGACTCCTGGTCAGCCAACATCATGATGCGACACAGTCTTGAACCTGTGGCAGGGAGATGTCTGGGGAGCTTGTCCTAGGACCATCAAACCTAGTTGGGAGGTCGGTCCCCCCATAGACGGTTCTAACCTGGAAGGTCAGTGCCAGTCCGGGGCTCTCTCCCCTCGGTCGTCCTTGGTCTCCTCTGGATGGCAGCATGAGCATGAAGGGAGATGAGGGATGTGGGGCTGCAGGGCCCCAGGTAAGAGCACTGTGTCCTCACCCTCAGGGGCagtgaggatgggagagaggctcATGGCGGGACTACTTGCAGGAGTCTCTGGACCCTTGGGACCTCCAGCTCGTGGCTCCCAGAGCTCCTTGTTAGAGGCAAACAAACACTCAGTATCTGGTTTCcctttgacctctctgggctgctCTGAGGGAAACAATCCAGATAATTATGACCATGGTGGAGAGGGCAATgaaatctccctgtgggcagggccctGCTGCTCCTTCATGGACCAGGATCTCCTGAGTCCATCTGGCAAGAGATCATGACTCTCGGTTTCTAGCCCCAGGCTGCATCTACAGATGGTTGATGATAGGCCAAAGGACACAAAACCCCACTACTATCAACTCTAGTAGAGGTGTCCTTCAGTTCACACTGGCTCTTGTTGAGAGTCTTACAAACCTGCACGTTGTGTCTTTGAAAATACAGTAGCGTACTGTTGCTCATCCTTTCTGGATCCATGCCATTCGGGTGAGCATTGCTCAGGCAGCAATGGTTAAGAGGGAAACAGTGTGCCCTGCTGCCAACAGGATATGaacttgaattttatttttgcagcagtggtgatggtttgcgcCGAGCCACCCCGTACATTTTAGCCCTGTCTTCCTTTGTCTGCTGCAAGACGGCTCTAGGGAGAACAGGTGCAGTCTGAGTTCACAGAACAGAACCTCACTGAGACCTCAACAGCTGCAGGCACCTCTGTGTCCTtgcccatttataataataataatatcggtatttgttaagcacttactatgtgccaagcactgttctaagcgctggggtagatacaaggtaatcaggttgtcccacgtggggctcacagtcttcatctccattttacagatgaggtaactgaggcctagagaagtttagtgacttgcccaaggtcacacagctgacaggtggcagaggcgggattagaaccaatgacttctgactcccaagcccatgctctttgccctaagccacgctgctgtatgaCACCTAGACTAGCTTTGTAAGAGATGAGGGATGAGATCTTTTTCACTGTGCTGCAACAACCAAGGGGAATGCAGAAAAGAGAAAACATCACTAGGCACTTCATGGCCCACATTTCACATTTTAGAGCTGAGATtggggcctgggcttgggggcaCCTTATTAAAATTGTTGACAATCTGGATTTACTCATATTCTGCCGATCCAGTACACGCtgtcaactcttgtactctccctccAGAGGCATTTAATCTATGgcacttcttccactccttccacCTCTGACTTCTAGCCCTGCCCAACTCTGCCTCTCCCATGTCAATCTCCATAAGACCTACACCTGGTTTACTTTAAGAAATAGGGGCTCTGCTCAGTCTCCCGGTACTTGCTAATCAGCTGGCCAATGGGTGGACCTTTTGAGTCTACATTCTCCCTTGATGAGGAATTGCTGTGGACAGACTTTAGTCTGAGAGCCAGGCTTACTGGGTGAGCTGGTTGGCTGATGGCTGGAGAGGGGGGTTGACTGAAACAAGAAGGCTAGCTCTGTCTGTCATTTTTACATGCTAATATGTTTGGTTTTGCTTGTCTGGAAGATAATGTTTTTGCTGGATCGATTGTGAAATGTCCCTTTTCTTTGCATATACCTCTGTGCTAATTGGCCCTGTGGATTAGAAATCCAAGCGTCTATCCTGGTTCAGAGGAAGACAGGGTGTTAAATCTCCCATCCAGAAggacagatgagcctcagtcctgccACTTCCAGTGCTTCGTAAGCTGCTCctagagccagggcctgagacACACAGCCCACCATACACAGACTACGCTCAGGAAGGTTGGCACCGATCCTTTTTCTGTGCTTAAAGTCACCTTTTGCCTTCCTTGCTCCTCTTCGCTGGAGCAATGTGTTTATCTTCAAATTGAACAGCCTCATAATtcccctagacctctcagctgcctttgacactgtggagcatcccctttccctggaaacactattgatccttggtttctctgacacaATCCTCATCTGGTTCTCCTcgctggctgctccttctcagtctttttcaccagctcttcctcttcttcccaccccctgtgggggcccctcaaggctcagttctgggtccccttctattctccatctacacccactttcttgaAGAACATAtttgctcccacgacttcaaTTAAAATCTTTAAACAGATGATTTCCAAGTCTACATCGTAAGCCccaatctccctcctcttttgcagtctcgtatttcctcctccttcaggacATCGTTACTTGGATGTTCCGCCGACACCACGAACTCAACAtgacccaaactgagctccttatctttcttcccaaatcctctcttcccccaaattTCCCATCACCTGCAATATAGACATTATCCTcagtagctctctctctctttccacccacatattcaattagtcaccaaatcctgttcattCTTTCTTCACAGCATCTTCAGAATACGTCTCTtcttcgccatccaaactgccaccttactgatccaagcacttgtcatatcccaactcgactattgcatctgcctcctcactgacctccctgcatcttgtctctcccttctccagtccatactttgctcgtTTCCCATTTCTAAAACATGTGTAAAAGCACGTCTCCCTacgcctcaaaaccctccaacagTTATGCATTCCTTTCCACATAAacggaaactcctaaccattggcttcaagacactaaataatctctctccccactgcttatccTCATTCTTCACCCACTATACCCCaactcgcacacttcactcctctcaagccctacctactcactgtgccttgtcctCCCCTCTTTTGCCACCAACctattgctcacatcctcctttcttcttggaactccctctaccTACCCTTCCAACAGgccatttctctccccattttctatcaatcaatagtattaattgagcacttatattgtgtgcagagcagtgtaggggcaggtacaagatgattagatcagacacaatccctctcccatgtggggctaacagtctaagtaagagagagaacaggtatttaatccccattttacagatgagggaactgaggcacagagaagttaagtgacttgctcaaggttacccagcagacaagtagcagagctgggattagaacccagggcctctgactcccaaactcgtgcttaAACCTTAAACCTCAGGGGCTTTAATTATCTTATAGACCTTGGCTTTGGTCTTTTTCAGTTGCTATGCTTTCCAATTTGTAGTACCGATTAAATCTCCACTTTGGACATTATCTGGTTTGGGAATTTGGTTTGGCCTTCCCAGAGCTCTCCACTGGGTCCTAGCTGGAGTTGATAATTACGCATCTTCATTGGAGCACACTGAACATAATGTGGTTAGTAGTTTTAGTCGTACTTGGGTTTTATAGGACcgtacttaaattgtgagctctatgtggggcagggactgtgtctgacttgattaacttacatctattcagcacttaatgcagtattTGACACAAACTACGTTTTAACAatgaccttattattattattggtagtaataataataatgagcagcTCTAAATGCAATCACATGAAGCAAAAGCTTCAGAGTCTAATACCCAAGCAGAACAAGCTTCTGCTTCTGCAGACTTCTGCAAAGCTTCACAAGTTTCTCATACTTAATATTGTGAAGTTAGGCTTTGAATtttgtttaaaaaagaaacaaacataaGCTTAGTGATGTTTATGGCTACAAAATATAACAtgaaaaggaatttcatatttctTTTCAGAAGTTCTGGAACAGATCCTAATATATAACATGTAAATCTTTGGGAAAACATACCCCATAACAACCCATTCATAACACAATCACATTTCCAAGGAACATAACCTGCTGTATCACGGGGTCTACCTGTACTTTCCTTTCCTTGCCAAGAAAGTTAAAATATCAGGGTCCCTGCTATTAGGAGAAAGGATAACGATCCCTAGGAGAAGAGAGTTTTCCTGTTGAACACTTTTCTCAGGGCCCATTTCATGTCTTTGTTCCTCAAGCTGTAGATAAAGGGGTTCAGCACAGGGGTGACCACCGTGTACATCACGGATGCTATAGAGCCCTTCTGGGCTGAATGGGTAGATGTGGGGCTAAAATAGACCCCAAAACCAGTGCCATAGAACAAGGAGACCACGGACAGGTGAGAGCCACATGTGGAGAAAGCTTTGCCCCTTCCCCTGGCAGATGGGATTGTCAGGATGGTGGAGATGATGCGACTGTACGAGAACAGGAGGCCAGCGAGGGGCACCACACCCAGAACTGTTGCCAAAATCAACACAACTGTGTCATTGATGAGGGTGTCGGTGCAGGATAGCTTCAGGACCTGATTAAGTTCACAGAAGAAGTGATGGATTTCATTGTCAGCACAGAAGGATAATGGAACCACCAATAGGGTGTGTATCAGGGCCTGGAGAGTACTGACACTCCAGGATCCAGCAACTACCAGGGCACAGAGCCGTGGACTCATGATAGTGGCGTAGTGGAGAGGGTGGCATATGGCCACATAGCGATCATAAGCCATCCCATTGAGGAGGAACATATCCAGACCTCCAAAGAGgataaaaaaatacatttgtgCCAGGCAACCAGTGTAGGAAATGGATTTGCTGTGGGTCTGGACATTGATCAGCATCTTGGGGACCGTGGTGGACAGGAAGCAGATGTCAGCCAGGGAGAGGTTggtgaggaagaagtacatgggggtgtgcaGGTGCGGGTTGGAGCCAATGGCCAGGACAATGAGCAGGCTTCCCAGAACCCCGAGCAGGTGCATCCAGAGGAACAGCACAAAGAGGAACTGCTGCTGCTCCACCCGGTCAGACAGTCCCAGGAGGAGGAATTCCGAGACGGCGGTTTGGTTTCCCCTCTCCATGGGGCCTGTGGACCTGCTGGGGAGATGTTCAAATCGTATTATTATTTAGCCCAAATCTTCTCTCGACTGAAATGGTGAAGGGAATGAATGAGCAGTGTAAACTGAGAGGGGGTATAGCTGAACTCTGGAGCCCAAAAGAGGATGTGGTTGTTGTGgaaccatcaccttgccccctcctacctcacctcgattccctccttctacacccagcctgcactcttcacttctctagtgctaaccttctcactgtgtctcagtcttgcttgtctcgccgctgacccctagcccacgtcctgcctctggcctggaatgacctccctcctctaatcctaaagataatcactctcccccgccccttcaaagccttattgaaggcacacctcctccaagaggccttcccagactaagccccacttttttaatctcccactctctttgttACCCTGTTAccctgtgttaccctgacttgctccccttgctcttcccctctcccagccccatagcacttatgtacatatctgtaatcttatttatttgcattgatgtctgttccc
This genomic stretch from Ornithorhynchus anatinus isolate Pmale09 chromosome X1, mOrnAna1.pri.v4, whole genome shotgun sequence harbors:
- the LOC114806453 gene encoding olfactory receptor 7D4; protein product: MEKGNQTSVSEFLLLGLFDQAEQRQLLFVLFLWMYLLGVLGSLLIILVISSNPHLHTPMYFFLTNLSLADVCLLSTIVPKMLVSIQTQDKSISYVGCLTQIYFFALLVGLDHFLLTGMAYDRYLAICHPLHYTTIMSPRLCALVVAGSWIVSSLHALTHTLLVVRLSFCSNHEILHFFCELYQVLRLSCSNIFINEVVMFGSAVGLGIIPLTGLLFSYTRIVSTILSVPSAKGRYKAFSTCGSHLSVVSLFYSTSLGTYLCPTSNQTSQLGSIASVMYTVVTPMLNPFIYSLRNKDMKGALKKLVSRKLIFT
- the LOC100086497 gene encoding olfactory receptor 7A10-like: MERGNQTAVSEFLLLGLSDRVEQQQFLFVLFLWMHLLGVLGSLLIVLAIGSNPHLHTPMYFFLTNLSLADICFLSTTVPKMLINVQTHSKSISYTGCLAQMYFFILFGGLDMFLLNGMAYDRYVAICHPLHYATIMSPRLCALVVAGSWSVSTLQALIHTLLVVPLSFCADNEIHHFFCELNQVLKLSCTDTLINDTVVLILATVLGVVPLAGLLFSYSRIISTILTIPSARGRGKAFSTCGSHLSVVSLFYGTGFGVYFSPTSTHSAQKGSIASVMYTVVTPVLNPFIYSLRNKDMKWALRKVFNRKTLFS